One window of the Diospyros lotus cultivar Yz01 chromosome 12, ASM1463336v1, whole genome shotgun sequence genome contains the following:
- the LOC127814006 gene encoding cinnamoyl-CoA reductase-like SNL6: MAATPFFQSSFNTVCVMDANSCLGCGLVDHLLRRGYQVHAAIQSPKESQMLKKLACDNQNLKIFHSDPFDYQSIVDALKGCSGLFYSFEPPEDYPIYDEFMVEIEVRAAHNVLEACAQTETIDKVVFTSSATAVIWREDRKSSQLSDFDETHWTDINLCRKFKLWHALSKTLAEKAAWALAMDRGVSMVCVNAGLLMGGPDLTISNPYLKGAAEMYEDGVFVTVDLDFLVDAHICVFEDVASYGRYLCFNHAISTNDDAVKLAQMLSPDSPQPPPPSYEEDMRIIQQRISNKKLNKLMVDFDSSGARDERRAIVDPERIF, from the exons ATGGCAGCAACTCCTTTTTTCCAGAGCAGCTTCAACACCGTCTGCGTAATGGACGCCAACAGCTGCCTGGGCTGCGGCCTGGTCGACCACTTGCTCCGTCGAGGCTATCAAGTCCACGCCGCTATTCAGAGCCCTA AGGAGAGTCAGATGTTGAAGAAACTGGCGTGCGACAACCAGAATCTGAAGATTTTTCACTCCGACCCCTTCGATTACCAGAGCATAGTCGACGCTCTCAAGGGCTGTTCTGGTTTGTTCTACAGTTTCGAGCCTCCCGAAGACTATCCCATCTATGAt GAATTCATGGTGGAAATTGAGGTAAGAGCAGCGCACAACGTGCTGGAAGCCTGCGCCCAAACAGAGACCATCGACAAGGTGGTTTTCACTTCATCGGCAACCGCCGTTATTTGGAGGGAGGATCGTAAATCATCGCAGCTCTCAGATTTTGACGAAACACACTGGACGGACATCAACTTATGCCGTAAATTTAAGCTGTGGCACGCGCTGTCGAAGACGCTGGCCGAGAAGGCGGCATGGGCCTTGGCCATGGACAGGGGAGTCAGCATGGTGTGCGTCAACGCCGGACTCTTGATGGGCGGCCCGGATCTAACCATCTCGAATCCTTACCTGAAAGGAGCGGCCGAGATGTACGAAGACGGCGTCTTCGTCACCGTCGATCTCGACTTCCTCGTCGACGCCCACATCTGCGTCTTCGAAGACGTCGCATCCTACGGCCGGTATCTGTGCTTCAACCACGCGATCAGCACGAACGACGACGCCGTCAAGCTGGCCCAGATGCTCTCCCCCGATTCCCCACAGCCCCCTCCTCCAAG TTACGAGGAGGATATGAGAATCATACAACAGAGAATAAGCAACAAGAAGCTGAACAAATTGATGGTTGATTTCGATAGTAGTGGGGCCAGGGACGAGCGAAGAGCGATTGTAGACCCTGAAAggatattttag
- the LOC127813865 gene encoding cinnamoyl-CoA reductase-like SNL6, which produces MAPAAAAAFFQTSINAVCVMDANGRLGCGLVEQLLRRGYEVHAAIQSPKESQTLKKLACDNQNLKIFHSDPFDYQSIVDALKGCTGLFYNFEPPEDYPTYDEFMAEIEARAAHNVLEACAQTETIDKVVFTSSATAVIWREDRKSSQLSDFDETHWTDINLCRKFKLWHALSKTLAEKAAWSLAMDRGVSMVCVNAGLLMGGPDLTITNPYLKGAAEMYEDGVFVTVDLDFLVDAHICVFEDVASYGRYLCFNHVISTNEDAAKLAQMLCPDSPQPPPSYEEDMRIIQQKISNKKLNKLMVDFEGGATEDRF; this is translated from the exons ATGGCACCAGCAGCAGCGGCAGCTTTTTTCCAGACCAGCATCAACGCTGTCTGCGTCATGGATGCCAACGGACGCCTAGGCTGCGGCCTCGTCGAGCAGCTGCTCCGCCGAGGCTACGAAGTACACGCCGCCATTCAGAGCCCTA aggagAGTCAGACATTGAAGAAACTGGCTTGCGATAATCAGAATCTGAAGATTTTCCACTCTGACCCCTTCGATTACCAGAGCATAGTCGACGCTCTGAAGGGCTGCACTGGTTTGTTCTACAACTTCGAGCCTCCCGAAGATTATCCCACCTACGAT GAATTCATGGCTGAAATTGAAGCAAGAGCGGCGCACAACGTGCTAGAAGCCTGCGCCCAAACAGAGACCATCGACAAGGTGGTTTTCACGTCTTCAGCAACGGCCGTTATTTGGAGGGAGGATCGTAAATCATCGCAGCTCTCAGATTTTGACGAAACACACTGGACGGACATCAACTTATGCCGTAAATTTAAGCTGTGGCATGCGCTGTCGAAGACGCTGGCCGAGAAGGCGGCATGGTCCCTGGCCATGGACAGGGGAGTCAGCATGGTGTGCGTCAACGCCGGACTCTTGATGGGCGGCCCAGATCTAACCATCACGAATCCTTACCTGAAAGGAGCGGCCGAGATGTACGAAGACGGCGTCTTCGTCACCGTCGATCTTGACTTCCTCGTCGACGCCCACATCTGCGTCTTCGAAGACGTCGCATCCTATGGCCGGTATCTGTGCTTCAACCACGTGATCAGCACGAACGAGGACGCCGCCAAGCTGGCCCAGATGCTCTGCCCCGATTCCCCACAGCCACCTCCAAG TTACGAGGAGGATATGAGGATCATACAGCAGAAAATAAGCAACAAGAAGCTGAACAAATTGATGGTTGATTTCGAGGGTGGGGCCACGGAGGACCGATTCTAG